Below is a genomic region from Lemur catta isolate mLemCat1 chromosome 15, mLemCat1.pri, whole genome shotgun sequence.
CCGGCAGTGACAGACTGCGCCACCCTCGCCcattgtcacacacacacacacacacacacacactctcactggGCACACGTATGAGCCCACATCAGCGGGTCCTCCCTCCACCTCAACAAACTTACACAGGCTCATTACCACACGCGAATCTCCTGTCACACTTACTCCCAGGAGCGCTCCTGTGGCACATGCGGACTCACTCACCAAGGTCACTCCGGTACACACTCACGTCCACCCTGCACAAATGCCGCGCTCCCACATGCCCAGCGCGGGACGTGAATCGCCCTTCACACAGCCACAGACATTCCCGCTGTGTGGCCCGTTCACACACGCCGCCAGCTCACACCTACACGCACCCACGCTCACACAGGCGCGCGCATATACATATAGGGCTCATATACGCACTCACGTGCACACTCATGCCCAGACGAATACAAATGCCACATACACGGACATGAGACTTCTACTGAGTGTGCATCTGCGTGTACACACAGCCACCGCCACAGTCATGCTCACACGTTTATGTATTTTCAGGCGTGTGACTTATATCGGTGCAGTGGTCTGCGCCCATACACACGCGCACGCTCACATGGACGCAGTGCCACCCATCATGGTCCCTAGACTTGTGTCAGGCGTATGCCAGTCTGTACCCCTACAGCCATGCCGCACatcacacacccagacacacacacacacacccagctgtTTAGCTGGACCACACAGAAGTCTCGAGGGGCATTTATAACCCCTGCATCCCCACCCCACGGACTAGGCATCTGTCCCTGGagcttggggaggggagaggtggggcagggatggggttggctcagcctcctcccccgcccccccactcTGGGGCTGTGGTGACCCCTAGTGGCGCTGCTGCAAAATGCCCCATGGCTGATGGCAAGAGAACCCTGGGGGGAATCCTGTCCCCCAAGTGCCCCCAACCTCCCTAAACAGTCAGCCTTGGCAGTCCCCTGCCCATCTCTGCCACCGTCTTCCCTGGCAGCCCAGAGCTCCACTGCTGGGCAGGACAGAGCTGACCTGAGCTCAGGACAGAGTGGCCTTTGAGACAGGcacagggaggcctggggagtGGTAGCCTTCCGCCCTGGCATGGGTCCAGTGGCCCCTGTGCCCCCTGGCAACTCTGGCCAGACTCTGTGGACACAGCCTCAGTCtccacccagcccctcctggggagCCAGGCCTGGCTGTGCTTTGAGAAGTTCCTGCCAGGCCGCGACTTCCTTCATCTCAGCCCTGCTCTGGGTGGCCCTCGAGGACAGTCACTCACACCCTCAGGGCTGTTTTCCAAACCCAGGTGTGAGCGTTGCTGTTCTCTGTACAAGGATCCCCAACTTCAGATGGTTTGACTAGGGATTTTGACTTTGCAATGGGCTTACCCAGATGCAGCCTctttgtaagtcaaggagcaccTGTGTGTGGTTCTTCATCCTGCTTTGCTTGCTGATCTTTGTGACAAACATCCCCACGTTGTTTTGTCACTGGTGTAATCCAAGCGCCAGCCTTCCCCATCTCTTCTTTGCAAGCGCCTGCTGCTTCTAGCATGCAGAGGGAAACCTAACATTTTTTCTCATGTTCTTTCCAAGTTGTCTCTCTGAAGCTGCTTCTTGGGGTCTCCTTTCATcactcccagccctgctgtggcTCCAGTTTGCTTTGCTGCTGGTCActgtctggaactcctggtcaCAGTCCCCTTGATTACTGGGTCACTTCTCCCTTTCCGTGGGCACAGGAGGAGAGGTGAAGGAGCCACTGTCATTTTCATTTATGGCTGTGCTCCTTGGTCTCTGCCTGGATCCTGCCCACCGCTCCATGGGGCACAACTTGTCTTAAGAGGGACTGGAGTAATTGGAGGGTATTAGCACAGCTGAGGGCAGGGCTGCTACATTCAGTTGCATAAGCTGTGCACTACACAATTCTGGGCACCAGTCGCATTTGAAGTCATTAGAGATTAGTATATTTAAGATGATAATTTTATGGCAGATGGTAGGGGAaggggctaatttttctaatttgtacaaTATGTCATTTGGATTAGGGATGGGGCTGAttggaaaacaaaagttttaagttAATTATGACTTTTTTCCGCAGCCCAAGGGGAATGAATGCTTCCCTCTCTTGGTTAcagtatttcttctttctttggggAACTGCTTCTCCCCTACCCCAAATATGTGATTCTGCAGAGCTGCTGATTATAGGATGgtcaccccacccctgccacagGGATAGACATCACCCATACCTGGCCACTGCTCTTGGCCATAGTGGTTGGTCCAAAAGCTGGGCACATGACTcaagctgggccaatcagagtCCTTCCCTGGGATTTCTATGTaccaagacaaaaagaaagacaatctCTCGCGTCTTGGGAGTCTCTAAATTTGTCTGAAGCAACTGAAGTCAGTCTGAAGGTGCCTGTGATGTGTCTCCCACCTGTGGAGGAAGCCTGTCTTCCTTGTCTGTAGAAGGAGGGAACAAGAACATCAAACGGAGAAGGGGAGacgcaggggagggaaggaaggaagcagagggggACCTGGAGACACCTTTGGGTCCCTGAGCCAGTGAAGCTGTTAGCTACCTCCATCACTGTCCCATCATGTGAGCCAAAAACCCACCCTTTCCCCTTAAGCTAGTTTAGATTGATTTTTGGCCACCTACAAAcaaaagaattctgaaaaatagAACCACCTCTCAGAAAATCCCACCccgtggctgggcacagtggctcacacctgtaatctcagctctttgggaggttgatgggaagattgcttgagaccaagagttcgaggttacagtgagctaagatcatgcTACTGCTCTCcagtcaacagagcaagaccctgtttggaaggaaggaaggaaagaaagaaggaatgaatgaagaaaaaaaaagaaaaaagaaaatcgcACCCCCCAACCTACAGGAATTGGCCTTGTCATGGCCcagtccacccccaccccccagtttgAGCAGTCAATGTCTTCCCTGAGTGGTTTGGTCAAGGTGACTTCCTGGGAGCTTCAGCAGGAGGTTCCCTCGTGGTTGGTGGCACCCTGATtccagggggctgggagggaagggctCTGGAACTCCATCCCACGGTGCAATTCCAGTGGAGTGGGACCTTGAAACCGGGGATCACGGGGCATCCCACCAGCGTGATCTACCTATCTGTACATCCCCAAAGTCCCACCAGGTGCCTGTTGGACAAAACCACACTCGCAGATCTCACAAGCATAACTGTAATTTATGGAAACAGTACAGTCAGAGCCTCTAAGCAGAAGAATGGAATTTCTTCACTATTGTATTTTCAAGGTTTCTTCTCTCTCACATATCCAGCCAGCCACATAATTGTGCAGAGCAATATTTAGTTCCTTTCTTTCAGCCTTCATTCTCTAGCTCCTTCCACTTTGTGCCGTTTAGGAAGTGAGCCCATTGTTGTATTGTCACTCTCTGAGTGGCATTTCCTCACCTGCACCAAAAATAAGCATTGAAATTTCCACTGGAATTCCTAGCAAGGgcccttttctctccattttcatcTCGGGAAGAGAGGAGGTAGTTCATTTTCCAGttccatggtttttatttttattttttaggcacATGGAATTTGAAAGATCCATGGTTTTTATTGACTGCCCAATATTCTTTTGAGTGAATTGCCTTAATTTACTCAACCATTCTCTGTTACTGGATGCTGGGTaatgttcagttttgttttgttttgttttgttttttgagatggagtcttgctctgttgcccaggctagagtgccgtggtatcagcctagctcacagcaacctcaaactcctgggctcaagtgatcctcctgcctcagcctcccgagtaggtgggactacaggcacgtgccaccatgcctggctaattttttccgtttttagtagaggcaggttctcgctcttgctcaggctggtctcgaactcctgacctcaagaatgttcagtttttaactcttaaaaaagTAACACTGTGGTGAACACATTTGAGTATTAATCTTTCCCATGCTTAGGTTATTCTCAGAAATAGACTTACCAAGGTAGTGGGGAGGACTTTCAGTATATGTTGTCTTgggacacaaaaagaaaaccccaaaagcaaaaaaatcCAAAGATGCAAAGGAAACAGGTGGAGTGTTCAACATgccaaagaaaataattgtaGGCAGGGCACATAGCCGGAAAGTCACTCCTGCTCTGTTGGACTGATGTGAGATCTTCTACAACAGCCCCGTCCTCTTCTGTGAATCTGCCAGCCTTCCTTTCTTCAAACAGCAACATGCTTCAGTTTCCGTTGACAAAGAGCCTGAATCGAACACCAGAATCCAGACAATTTGTACCCCAGCcttgttttccaaaatataagCTTCATGTTTATCACCTCTTCCTGCCTGTTTCCCACAGCCACCTCCAGCCTGTCCCCGAGCTTCCTTTAGAGGGATGAGGGTGGTGGCCTTCCTGCCTCCAGCTTTGCCTCAGCTAAATCCCTTGACCATGATACACCCGCACTCATTTTCTTCAACGTCTATTTCCGTATTTCACTTCCCGGAACACAAATGTATCATGGAGCTACTAAAGTCACTTTTTCTAGGAGTTTTCAGCAGCATGGTGGCAGGCGTGGAGCCAGCAGGAGGCTGGTGTCTTTGTTGGGATTCCCCccaaagcagaccctgagacaaggatGGGGCAGCTGTAGTTTCTTTGGAAGGAGATCACAAGAAGCATGGCGAGGGAgtggagaaggggcagggaaAGCAGAAAAGCTGGTAAAGCGTGCATTTGTGGGCAGGCCTCCCTGGGGACAGTCGGGACGCAGGCCCACAGCAGCACTGAGAGTCTCCCCGGAAGACACGTCACAGCTGTCCCACTGAGGCCAGGAAGCTCGGAGCTTAGCTATCAGCTCCCATCCCTTATGGCTTTAGGGCTGCTCCTGGGCCTTCTTCTGGCCTGTCTCATTGTGTCCAGAAAATGTCCTCAGGTGGAGGGACAGAGGGTGAGTGCAGGAACCCTCTGCAGAAGCCCCCAGGGGAGACTGGGGGGTATGGGGCAGCTCCGACAGCTTCTCTGCAGCTAGATACTGTATATACATacgatttttaaaacaaaaataagatctTACTGTGTCTACTGATATTTTCTGCTCAACTCTCTTGGACATCTCTCCATCTGAATAGAGATATTCTGTCCCCAAATGGTCcgtggttgaatagtattccactgggAGGGTACATCTCCATCAGACACTTGTTATTTCTACTTCTGGTTGACATAAACAAAGACGTGGGGAATGAGATGGATCTTCCTAAGGCACAGCTGTGCACATCACCCCTTACTTCTCTCCTGCTCGAAACCCGCCAATACTTCTCCTTTACCTACAAGGTGAAGCCTAAATTCCACAGCTTGGCATTGGCGTCTGGCCTGTACCTGCCTGGGCTACTGGGacctctgctctctgccctgctcctcctccacgGCCAGACGGTTTGACCCACGGGATCGTCTCAGGTCCTGTCCATTCCCGCATCTGGGCCTTTGCTGGGGCGGGGTCCCCAGCCTGGATGGCATCCTCCCTCCCACGATGCTTGGCTTCCATTAAGTGGCCGAGttctctctttttcattgtcCCCGGGGCAGTCTTGTATTTTTGCTCTCTTTTCACGGGTACGTTTTCACTTCCCAACAATGCTGGAGCCAGAGCCCAGACCACTCTGTGTCTCCAGTGTTCAGATGGCACCTTGCACACACAGGCACTTTCTTGGTCAAGGTTTGTTTGTTGGTGGCGAGCACGATGTTGGTTTTCTGTCTACCTGGAAtgagggtggagagggagagatgtACCTCTGTGCTCTACTCACTGGGGCCCTTGCTGATGGCAACTGAAGCAATGAGACCCAGGGGACAGGAGCgctgcccacagcccctcccccacagacAGGGGCTGAGTTGGGAGGAGGCGGTGGGAGCGAGTGGTCTTCCTGGTTCTGGACCCCAGGACCGCCAGGAAGGGGCTGAACCCTAgaggaggctgggggaagggcagcTCGGGGGTGCTAATCCCAGCTTCCTGTCTGGATTTGCCTCGACCGCTGCTCTGGGCCTATCTTAGGACGGTCACAGCTGCCGAAACACATCTCCCCCTTCACCTGTTCGCGAGCGACACAGACCTCACCAACTTCCTGTCAGAAGAATGCTCGCTGTGGTAACTTTTCCAGTAACGGGGGACAGTCCTGAGGACGAGGGGGCCGAACTCCCCACAGTCTTCCACCTCCGAGGGGCAGTGGCTCACCTCGGCCAGCAATCAGGGAGCGAAGCCCGCGGGGAGAGACCGGAGCCCGCCAGGTGTTTCCGGCCAGAGCCCGGCCTCTTCCGCGGAGCCGGCGGGCGCTGCCTTCCCCGGTCGGCTCCAGAAACCGCCCCGCCCTCTGCCCGCGGACGCCCCGAGTGACAGGGAGCAGATCCTCTGCCCTCCTCGGTCgcccgcccctgcccccaagcCCGCTCCTACAGGATTCTCTATTTCTTCTGAACTCATCGGCTGAGTCAGTCCGGCTGTGGGACTCGGAAACGAGCTTCCTCAGCCACTCACTTATTCACTCGACAAACGTGCCGTCTCCCCGCCAGGCCCAGTACTGGGGATGAGCAAGGGTGGGAGGGACAGGGGCATAAGGCCCGGTGACCTGCTGGAGCACCGGCGCAGGGGGGTTGGAGTGGACATCCAGAGAGGGGGGGCcccgtgggggtggggagggcgcctcaggaggcgggggtgggggtgggagtggagggggtgggggctggggtgagggaggggctgcGATGTGGGGCGGGCCTCGCGCATGCGTGTGAAAATATTTCGGCGTCCCTGGCGTCGCCAAGGTAACCTTGACCCGCCTGGCATGGCCTCTGAGACTGGCGGGAGCTGGGGTCGCTCCCCACCTCAGAGTGCAGCCCCGACGGTGAGGGCTGAGCCGGGGAGCAGAGCCGTTCTGGGGGGACGGCGGAGTGGGGAGCGGACCCGGGACGGGCTGGACCCTGCAGGGCGATGGGGCGGCGGGGAGGAGAGAGACCTTAGACCCAGAGGAGGCGGCTCGACCGGGAGGGAGCGGGGAGGCCGTGGGGGCGGAGGAGAGCCCGGCCCTGCAGGGTTAGGGAGGTGACTCGCGGGGAGGGGGTTGGGGCTCGCGACGTGCCCCCAGTCCTTCCCGCCTGGCCTGGCTGAGTCCTCCCCCACACGCCCCAGCCCTGGGTGACCGTCCTGCAGCCCCTCACGTGGGCCGTCCCACCTCCGCCCTCGCAGCAGCCGGGTCGCGTGAAGGAAGGTGAGACTCCGGGGTCACCCCCGCAACCCCCTCTGCCCCACACATTCTCTCGGCGTCCCCTCCCCGCCGTTCCGCGCCCCCGGGGCTGGGCGTCGGGGAAGAGGCCTGGGGACGGGGCAGGGGTGGCAGCGGGGAGGGGAGCCCCGGCATGGGCTTGCGGAACCCGCGTCCCCTAGATCTGCTGGAGCTGATGATGCTGCAGAACGCGCAGATGCACCAGCTGCTGCTGAGCCGCTTGGTGGCCGGGGCGCTGAACCCCTGGCCTGTCCCGCCCAGCCCGCAGGTGCGTGGGGGTGGGGCCACAGTTGTCGCTCCCCTGTGGCTCCATGGGTGGGGAAACACCTGGAGTCCCCCCCTTGATGAAAACGACTGGGTGAGCGAGGAGCAGGAAGGCTGCCACTCCTCTCTGGCCGGGGCTGTTTGGCGTCTATTACGTATCAAGCAGTATGAGGCCCATGTCAGCCTCCATGGGGGACAGGGTGGTCCCCAGGCCTAGACCGCCCAGGTCTTGCTTTCAAGGTTTCCCTGCAGCGCATCCCGCACTGGGCTTCAGGCCCCAGGAGCGCAGGCACCATTGGACCTGGTGGATCATAAGTGCCTGGGCTCCGCGCCTGACACTTTTTAGACTCAGTTGATATTTGCTGaacaagagaatgaataaatgagtggttGTAACTACACAGCAAGCTGTGGAGAGGTACAAAGGGCAGTGCACACttggctgggggttggggaaaggCTCCTTGGAGGAGCAGGGGCCTTAGAAAGCCAGGCAGGGTTTTGACCCTCGGAGGAGGCAAGAGGTGTGTCCACCCTCCAGGCTGGCAGGGCAGAGTCAGGAGCCAGGGTGGGGGAAATTGTGAGCTGGTGCGTATGCTGAGCCTCACTCAGCCAGCGCTGGGTGTCCTGAGAGGGCAGGAGAAGCGagggctgggtggagggaggatGCTAGCCAGCTGGGCGGCAGCGGAGAGGGCCTCAGAGCGTCCAGGCACAGGGACACCCTGAGGAGCTGCTGCcgcccctcagccccaggcccccagggggCCCTCAGGGTTAGCACCCACCTCACTGATGGGGCACAGgtgggcccaggggctgggggtgaggccAGGGGCAGCTCAGTGGACTCCTGGCCGCAGCTCTGAAGCACATCTGGAGTCTTccagtccctgctctgccacttattagctgggTGACCTCAGATAAGTTGCTCAACCTcgttgagcctcagttttcccacctacAAAGTAAGGAATAAATGTCTCCAAAATGCCTTGCTTGcatgtagtaaatgctcaataaacacagGCCACTGTTATGTTGTATGTCTGGAGGAAGTCACTTAGGGGGTGGAGGAGTAGGTGTAGGGCCAGCCTGGTCCTGTACCCTCATTTCTCCTCCCCATTTTGCACAATCCCCAGGTCTACCTGGAGGGTCGCCAGGAGGAGTCAGAGGAGTCGGAGGAatcggaggaggaggaggaggagacgaTGACGGAAGGGCCTTTGGTGTTTCACCACCACTACCTGCCCTGCCTGgtgccctccccaggccccctgcTGCCCTGGTCAGcccctttcctcctgcctcccccatgTCAGCCCCACTTGCAGGATGTGCCCAGGATCCAgcaccagcctcctgcctccaggaAAAGGGAGGCGTAAGTGAGGCTGGGGGCTCTGGGTGCTGCCAGGTTTCTGcttgggggctgggctggaagagctgcccaggggctggtggtggggTGGAGATTGTTGTGGGTGATACCAGAGCCACCCCTGGGCTTCTGATgggtctttcttttctcttctccttctcagGAGAGCtgtgcccccacctccaccccccagtGCCACAGGGACTGTGGGTGCCGATGTACCCCCAGCTTCAGGTagggctgggtgggtgggcagtGGGGCTCCGGCCTTGCGGGGATCAGGAGGGCCATATGCCctgtggcagggggaggggggggtTCCTACTGTCACTGCTGTGAGCAACTGTCCTGtccccttcccttttcctccttggGGTCCACTGAGGCAAGAGGGAGTCAAGATGAGGGTGTGCTGTCTCCCCAGATTACTATGATGCCGAGAGCCTGCTGTGAGGACAGACGCCAGCCTGGCGACCCACACCATCTTCATCATAGGGCTGGAAACAGCCCCGGAGCCCCAACCTGCCCCTCTATTGTCGACCCCTCTGTGCCTTTGGCGGGCAGCCCCTCTCGCTCCCTCAACCCCATCCAGGCCCTCTTCTGGGTGaatcctctccccaccccgctGAGATCCTGAACCGGCCTGATCTCTGCTCTGGAGTTAGAGCTCCTAGAGCACCGTGAGGCCCTGGCAGCCACGCAGGCCTGACTCTGCCCTACTGTTTCCTGCCTAGACCAGACTCCCCT
It encodes:
- the PRR29 gene encoding proline-rich protein 29 translates to MRVKIFRRPWRRQGNLDPPGMASETGGSWGRSPPQSAAPTPWVTVLQPLTWAVPPPPSQQPGRVKEDLLELMMLQNAQMHQLLLSRLVAGALNPWPVPPSPQVYLEGRQEESEESEESEEEEEETMTEGPLVFHHHYLPCLVPSPGPLLPWSAPFLLPPPCQPHLQDVPRIQHQPPASRKREARAVPPPPPPSATGTVGADVPPASDYYDAESLL